In Odocoileus virginianus isolate 20LAN1187 ecotype Illinois chromosome 12, Ovbor_1.2, whole genome shotgun sequence, the DNA window CTCACGCTGCTGGGCCGCCTGGAGCACAGGCAGGTTGTGGGGCCGGCAGGCCTGCTGGGCTTCCTGATGCTTCTGTCGCAGCGCCTGCCTGAGCACTGGGAGAGGACGAGACCAGAGAGGCACCGTCAGGTGGTGAAGGGTGAGGAGTGGTGAGGCGAAGGCATGTTCTGGCTGTCTCAGCACCACAGGCAGCAGGCCAGTGGTGGGGATGTGGTAGAGGCCTGCACCAGATGCTGGGCAGAGCTCCGGACACGCAGCCCCCAGCCCACTCGGGCCTGCTCTCACCCAGGATATGGTGGTCTGCAGCAGCAGGGCTCCAGACTCCTAGAGGAGGGTGGAGCCAGGGCCACAGCCTGAGCACAGGGAATTGGAAGATGGGGATAGGGGAGACTGCGGGCTGGAGGTTTCTAGGCCCACATGGCTACAGGCCAGGAGTCCTGCGTGACCTGCCTATCATCTGTGGGATATCCACTGAGATGTCCCAGAGACCATGCAGGCAAAGGCCCGGGAAAGGAGGACAAGCAGGATGACCTCTGCTCCAGGGTACAGCAGTCACTCCTCTGCTGTCCTTGGTTGGCGGAGGGGTGGAGCCACCCTGCACACCCTGTCCACAGCTCCCAAGGGAGTAGGGTGGCACAGACTGGAGGGGGCCCAAGGACATGATgaccaagtaggatttatcccaggaatgacGTTTATcctaggaatttaaaaaatgcaccGTTTATcccaggaatttaaaaaatactgttaattCACTCTAGTCACCAAAAAGTCACTTGATTATTTCAAAACATGCAGAAAAAAAGCTTTGACAAAACCCAACATCTATTCCTGACAGATACTCTCATCCGGGGACAGACGTCCATCAAACCCGCAACATAGGGAAAGGACCTCACATCACCAGGAGGCACTTTTGCCACAAACGTTTAGCGGGCATATCATCACGCTGTCCAGGTCACATGGAGCACAGAAGGTGGACAGGGAGGGAGACTGTCAGCATGAGGCAGTCCATCAGATCCAGAGTAGGGATGTTCTAAGGCAGAATGCCCCGGACTCTTCAAAAAGTCAGCACCACAGTGAATGGTGGGAATTCTTCCAGAAGCAGAGGCCAAACCACAATGTACAACCACACACTGGATCCTTGTCAGTGGATAATCTGAGAAAAGTGTTGGTGTGTCTGAACATCAGATCACACCCTGGAATGACTGATTTCTATCCGTTGTGGTTACACAGCAGTGTTCTTGTTCTAGATTGCTGGTTCTAACATTGGACCAAGGCTGACCCCAAGGATGTCCGGAGACATTCTTGGCTGTTGGCTCTGGGGGAAGGTGCCACTCTCGTCTAGTatagaagccagggatgctgtttACTGTTTTGCAAAGAACCATGAAGACCTGTCCAGCCAAGATTCCAGCATCGCTGCAATTGAAAACTTTGTTCTAGAGGAATGCTGAGGGCTTCTGGGGAAGTCGGCGGTGTTGCATACACTGATGGACAAAAAGAATTTTGTCAAAACTTTAATTACTGAGTGGAGCTGGAGAACGTATGGGTATTCATTATAGTGTACTTTCAACTTtcctgttcattttaaaaataaagttgggtAAAAATAAAACGACAAAGGTGAGAAATCTGAGGGGGCCGGAAGAGCGGCCCGGCACACCCCGCTGGAAGGGGCTCCGGaggcccctcccacccctgtaGGGATGTCTGGGAGGGGCGAAGGCTCAGGAGGTTTTGCCCAGCGTGTGGCTCCAAGGAACGAGTTTTCAGGGCCCAGAGGGTGCCTCGGGGCTCCGTGCATGGGAACCTAATGCACCTTGGAGAGGGAACGGGCCCTATCGGGCGCTGCGGTGCTAAGCGTAGCCAGAGCTGCTCGCGGGCTGACGGATCCCGCCTGGGAGTGGGTGAGAGCATCTCTGGGGTCCCGCGCGAAGGTGACACTGCCACTGACAACGTGGAGCTGACTGGACCCCATATGTCATCAAGCCCCGCTTCCTCAATGAGGTCGATTTCAGGGGCTGCTGCCGAACGGAACCCGGGGAAGGGCTCCGCCCGAGACCAAGCAGCCCGGGcaggccgcccccgcccccgcgcaCCTCGGTGCTCGTTCTGCAGCCGCAGGCGCTGGTTGTACAGGCTCTTCTCGGTGAGGTGCTGGATCTCCAGCAGCCCCTGCACGATCTCGAACACGGTGCCGTCGAGCAGCGCCAGGGCCAGGTCGCTGAGCGTGGTGTAGGACAGGCGCTGCTGGAAGGAGCTGTGGGCGGAGCGCGGTGAGCCCGCGGCCCGCCCGCCCGGCCCCCCAGCCTGTCCGCCCCAGCGGCCGCGCACCTGGGCAGCTCCTTGACCAGGCCCTGCAGCGCCGACAGCAGCTGGTAGTGCCGCTCCTGCTGCCGGGCCCCGTCCGCCGCCTCCTCCAAGGCGCCAGAGCAGCGCTCCATGGCGCTCGCGTCGCCGGCCGCCGCGCAAACGTCGCGCTCCCGTCACGTCAGAGCACACCGCAGCGCGCCACGCCCCCTTTCACGACAGTTCCAGACAAACCGCGGCCAGCTCTCGCCTCACCGGAAGGAGGCCGGCTCTGCCCTGCAAGAGGCTCCGAGGAGCAGTCCGCATTGGCCCCGCCCCTAGCCGGGGCCCCGCCCCTTATCCTACGCCCGGCTCACACCCTGCCGCTCCGCTCATACCCCGCCCTTACCCTGCCGCCCCGCCCCTTACCCTGCCGCCCCGCCCCTTACCCTGCCGCCCCGCCCCTTACCCTCCCTCCCAGGTCTTTACCCTCCGCCCCGCCCCTtaccctccacccccgccccttACCCTGCTGCCCCCGCCCCTTACCCTGCCGCCCCGTCCCTTACTCTGTCGCCCCGCCCTTTACCCTCCACCCCGCCCCTTACCCTGCCGCCCCGCCCTTTACCCTCCGC includes these proteins:
- the LOC110143767 gene encoding protein DGCR6, which produces MERCSGALEEAADGARQQERHYQLLSALQGLVKELPSSFQQRLSYTTLSDLALALLDGTVFEIVQGLLEIQHLTEKSLYNQRLRLQNEHRVLRQALRQKHQEAQQACRPHNLPVLQAAQQRELEAVEHRIREEQRAMDQKIVLELDRKVADQQSTLEKAGVAGFYVTTNPQELTLQMNLLELIRKLQQRGRQAGKAAL